A single genomic interval of Natronoarchaeum philippinense harbors:
- a CDS encoding metal-dependent hydrolase, which yields MYKLGHYGVSLGLYAPCSAWLLRRELPALAVLGGAALLRLTMLPDADTRLPMVSHRGPTHTVLFALAVGVAVGLVSELAIAPTLGGLDAAAFAAVPGFQTGLGGFGFFIGTLAIVSHLLADVITPMGIRPFWPISGRSFTLDITPAKNTLANYALLALGTLLSASAILTAL from the coding sequence GTGTACAAACTCGGTCACTACGGCGTCTCGCTGGGGCTGTATGCACCCTGTAGTGCTTGGCTTCTCCGCCGAGAACTCCCCGCCCTCGCCGTTCTCGGCGGCGCCGCCCTCCTGCGGCTGACGATGCTGCCTGACGCCGACACTCGCCTGCCGATGGTCTCCCATCGTGGCCCAACCCACACAGTTCTGTTCGCGCTCGCGGTCGGCGTCGCCGTCGGTCTCGTATCGGAGTTGGCAATCGCGCCGACGCTCGGCGGGCTCGACGCCGCAGCGTTTGCAGCCGTACCGGGCTTTCAGACCGGACTCGGCGGATTCGGATTTTTCATCGGGACCTTGGCGATCGTCTCGCACCTGCTCGCGGACGTGATTACGCCGATGGGAATCAGACCGTTCTGGCCGATCTCGGGCCGATCGTTCACGCTCGACATTACGCCGGCCAAGAACACGCTGGCCAACTACGCGCTGCTGGCGCTCGGCACGCTCTTGTCGGCCAGTGCGATCCTGACAGCGCTCTGA
- a CDS encoding glutamate--cysteine ligase, with amino-acid sequence MERGSADVFDELGTLGIEEEFFVVDEDGRPTSGTDELVYDSTPPEILEGRLDHELFKFVVETQTPKIDSLDDAAATLSAVRTALVEHAAAQGFQIAAAGLHPTAKWRDLEHAEKPRYRAQLDRIQYPQHRNTTAGLHVHVGVDDADKATWIANELRWYLPPMLALSANSPYWNGFDTGLQSARAKIFEALPNTGMPTRFEDFEEYRQFEETMIESGSINDRGELWYDVRPHSGIGTVEVRTPDGQADEGRIMAFVEYVHALVMDLAARYEDGESGTEIRRELLDENKWRAIRYGQEASFVRPDGDVVDLGELVEAECERLGVSGIRELYDAESGAEKQRRLLESEGENALCESLLL; translated from the coding sequence ATGGAACGGGGTTCGGCCGACGTATTCGACGAGCTCGGAACGCTGGGCATCGAGGAGGAGTTTTTCGTCGTCGACGAGGACGGCCGTCCCACGTCGGGCACGGACGAACTCGTCTACGACTCGACACCCCCGGAGATTCTGGAAGGCCGCCTCGACCACGAGCTGTTCAAGTTCGTCGTCGAGACGCAGACGCCGAAGATCGACTCGCTCGACGATGCCGCCGCGACGCTCTCGGCGGTCCGTACGGCGCTGGTCGAGCACGCCGCGGCGCAGGGGTTCCAGATCGCCGCTGCCGGCCTCCATCCGACCGCGAAGTGGCGCGATCTCGAGCACGCCGAAAAGCCCCGCTATCGAGCGCAACTCGATCGGATCCAGTATCCCCAGCACCGCAACACGACGGCCGGGCTGCACGTCCACGTCGGCGTCGACGACGCCGATAAGGCGACGTGGATCGCCAACGAGCTTCGGTGGTATCTCCCACCGATGCTGGCGCTGTCGGCAAATTCGCCGTACTGGAACGGCTTCGACACGGGGCTGCAGTCGGCCCGGGCCAAGATTTTCGAGGCCCTGCCAAACACCGGGATGCCGACTCGCTTCGAGGACTTCGAGGAGTACCGACAGTTCGAGGAGACGATGATCGAGTCGGGCTCGATCAACGACCGCGGCGAGTTGTGGTACGACGTGCGACCCCACTCGGGCATCGGCACCGTCGAGGTGCGCACGCCCGACGGACAGGCCGACGAGGGCCGCATCATGGCCTTCGTCGAGTACGTCCACGCGCTCGTGATGGATCTCGCGGCCCGCTACGAGGATGGCGAGTCCGGCACGGAGATCCGCCGCGAACTACTCGACGAGAATAAGTGGCGCGCGATCCGGTACGGGCAGGAGGCCTCGTTCGTCCGACCGGATGGCGACGTGGTCGATCTGGGCGAACTCGTTGAGGCCGAATGCGAGCGCCTCGGCGTCTCCGGCATCCGCGAACTGTACGACGCCGAAAGCGGGGCCGAGAAACAACGGCGGCTGCTCGAATCTGAGGGCGAGAACGCGCTGTGCGAGTCGCTGCTGCTCTAA
- a CDS encoding winged helix-turn-helix domain-containing protein, giving the protein MSSHNSDDGDEESDAPTAEGGESSPRDRIEQEADRAVEQFDQGVVDLLSWILDTETRARIFVYLRQHPASTSEEIAEGTGLYPSTVREALAELHDEEKVKRHKRESEGAGNNPYEYTAIAPSELVGGVAGQVQSELNTVFNLDQYIGRESSTLGDADEPVTITVDDADSAAADEESDADDIADADGDGDADDDA; this is encoded by the coding sequence ATGTCTTCGCACAACTCCGACGACGGCGACGAAGAATCGGACGCTCCCACGGCGGAGGGCGGAGAATCCAGCCCTCGCGATCGTATCGAACAGGAGGCAGACCGCGCCGTCGAGCAGTTCGACCAAGGCGTCGTGGATCTGCTGTCGTGGATCCTCGACACCGAGACCCGAGCGCGTATCTTCGTGTACCTCCGTCAACACCCCGCGAGCACGAGCGAGGAGATCGCCGAGGGAACCGGACTGTACCCGAGCACCGTCCGCGAAGCGCTGGCCGAACTCCACGACGAGGAGAAAGTAAAGCGCCACAAGCGCGAGAGCGAGGGCGCCGGCAACAACCCCTACGAGTACACCGCGATTGCCCCCAGCGAACTCGTCGGCGGCGTCGCTGGACAGGTCCAATCGGAGCTCAACACGGTGTTCAACCTCGACCAGTACATCGGCCGCGAGTCCTCGACGCTCGGGGACGCCGACGAACCGGTCACGATCACCGTCGACGACGCCGACAGCGCGGCCGCCGACGAAGAGAGTGATGCGGACGACATCGCCGACGCTGACGGAGATGGCGACGCGGACGACGACGCCTGA
- a CDS encoding phosphopantetheine adenylyltransferase, producing the protein MDVALGGTFDPVHDGHRALFDRAFELGNVTIGLTSDALAPKTRSEDRYVRPYDERRDDLAAELEAYADEYGREFEIRTLDDPTGIATEPQFDYLVVSPETVDGAERINELREDRGHDPLSIEVVDHVTADDGEIISSTRIVRGEIDEHGNLTPDNDGRGQVQPD; encoded by the coding sequence ATGGATGTCGCGCTGGGAGGCACGTTCGATCCGGTCCACGATGGCCACCGGGCCCTGTTCGACCGCGCGTTCGAACTGGGTAACGTCACGATCGGCCTGACCAGCGACGCGCTCGCGCCGAAGACTCGCTCGGAAGACCGGTACGTCCGCCCCTACGACGAACGGCGCGACGACCTCGCGGCCGAACTAGAAGCCTACGCCGACGAGTACGGCCGCGAGTTCGAGATACGAACGCTGGACGATCCGACCGGCATCGCCACCGAACCGCAGTTCGACTATCTCGTCGTCTCGCCCGAGACAGTCGACGGCGCCGAACGCATCAACGAACTCCGCGAGGACCGCGGGCACGATCCGCTGTCGATCGAGGTCGTCGACCACGTCACGGCCGACGACGGCGAGATCATCTCCAGCACCCGGATCGTCCGGGGCGAGATCGACGAACACGGCAACCTGACGCCCGACAACGACGGCCGCGGGCAGGTCCAGCCGGACTGA
- a CDS encoding cyclin produces the protein MYSARERVENEEWIERLDGVAEELDLDADARSTAVDLFLSNVPEKERSKRAVLAASLYAGALIESDARSQGAVADAAGVARLTIQQRWKELLREAGLEPPSW, from the coding sequence ATGTACAGCGCCCGCGAGCGCGTCGAGAACGAGGAGTGGATCGAGCGCCTCGATGGCGTCGCCGAGGAACTCGATCTCGACGCCGACGCGCGCTCGACCGCGGTCGATCTGTTTCTGTCGAACGTCCCCGAGAAAGAGCGTTCCAAGCGGGCCGTGCTGGCGGCCAGCCTCTACGCCGGCGCGCTGATCGAGAGCGACGCGCGATCCCAAGGTGCCGTCGCCGACGCAGCGGGCGTCGCGCGGCTGACGATTCAACAGCGCTGGAAGGAGCTGCTGCGCGAGGCGGGACTGGAGCCGCCGAGTTGGTGA
- the psmA gene encoding archaeal proteasome endopeptidase complex subunit alpha, which yields MQGQAQQQAYDRGITIFSPDGRLYQVEYAREAVKRGTASIGIRTAEGVVLAVDKRIRSPLLEGTSVEKLHKADNHIGIASAGHVADARQLIDFARRNAQTNRLRYGEPIGVETLTKEVTDHIQQYTQVGGARPFGVALIIGGIENGEPRLYETDPSGTPYEWKALAVGADRNEIQQYLEDNYDEGGDLDSGIVLALEALASVNDGSLSPDGLGMATVDAESEEYVELTKDEIGEYLDDQDLLDEGDDEDDADADEE from the coding sequence ATGCAGGGACAAGCCCAACAGCAGGCCTACGACCGCGGGATTACGATCTTCTCGCCGGACGGCCGGCTCTATCAGGTAGAGTACGCCCGCGAGGCGGTCAAGCGCGGCACCGCGAGCATCGGCATCCGAACGGCCGAAGGCGTCGTGCTGGCGGTCGACAAGCGCATCCGATCGCCGCTGCTCGAAGGGACCAGCGTCGAGAAGCTACACAAGGCGGACAACCACATCGGCATCGCAAGCGCCGGCCACGTCGCCGACGCGCGCCAGCTAATCGACTTCGCGCGCCGGAACGCCCAGACCAACCGCCTGCGCTACGGCGAGCCGATCGGCGTCGAGACGCTGACCAAGGAAGTCACCGACCACATCCAGCAGTACACGCAGGTCGGCGGCGCCCGGCCCTTCGGCGTCGCGCTGATCATCGGCGGCATCGAGAACGGCGAGCCCCGCCTCTACGAGACCGACCCCTCCGGGACGCCCTACGAGTGGAAGGCCCTCGCGGTGGGCGCCGACCGCAACGAGATCCAACAGTACCTCGAAGACAACTACGACGAGGGCGGCGACCTCGACTCCGGCATCGTGCTCGCGCTCGAAGCGCTCGCCTCGGTCAACGACGGCTCGCTCAGTCCCGACGGGCTCGGGATGGCAACCGTCGACGCCGAGAGCGAGGAGTACGTCGAACTCACGAAAGACGAGATCGGCGAGTATCTCGACGATCAAGACCTCCTCGACGAGGGCGACGACGAAGACGACGCTGACGCCGACGAAGAGTAA
- a CDS encoding Rpp14/Pop5 family protein — MKHLPKHLRPRWRYLAVGLEGWPDADIDRGDFQRELWYAAQNLIGDAGSADADLTVLDFAFDGGTGETIVRARHGHATEARAALACLDEIDGHEIAVRIRGVSGTIRACEEKYLGRAPELSQERNVVFEGEERPAVARDDRIDVRVGSSFVGATELDFK; from the coding sequence ATGAAGCACCTGCCGAAGCATCTGCGGCCGCGCTGGCGCTACCTAGCAGTCGGGCTCGAAGGGTGGCCGGACGCCGACATCGACCGGGGGGACTTCCAGCGAGAGCTGTGGTACGCCGCCCAAAACCTGATCGGCGACGCCGGGAGCGCAGACGCAGATCTCACCGTGCTCGACTTCGCGTTCGACGGCGGCACAGGCGAGACGATCGTCCGGGCTCGACACGGTCACGCCACCGAAGCGCGCGCGGCACTGGCCTGTCTCGACGAGATCGATGGCCACGAGATCGCTGTGCGGATCCGGGGCGTCAGCGGCACGATCCGCGCCTGTGAAGAAAAGTATTTAGGACGCGCTCCGGAACTTTCTCAGGAGAGAAACGTCGTGTTCGAGGGCGAGGAGCGACCCGCGGTGGCGCGCGACGACCGGATCGACGTTCGGGTCGGATCCTCGTTCGTCGGCGCGACGGAACTCGATTTCAAGTGA
- a CDS encoding RNase P subunit p30 family protein produces MYEAVRARPDGDATVARLADAAGGVGYGGVVVCNHSDAKADYDADAIAEATGVDVVEGITVRAGGPEQASGAIGNYRGKRTIVAVDGGTNALNRFAVEQERVDVLANPMAGSGDVNHVLAKAARENGVRIEFDLAPVLRSTGGQRVQAIQELRKLREIVTQYDAPYVVSAGPRSHLQLRAPRELRAVGEVIGFDSEAIEAGLREWGELAERNRTIQSETFIEPGVEQGRYDDAG; encoded by the coding sequence ATGTACGAGGCGGTCCGGGCCAGGCCCGACGGCGACGCGACGGTCGCACGACTCGCAGACGCCGCAGGCGGGGTCGGCTACGGCGGCGTGGTCGTGTGCAACCACAGCGACGCCAAGGCCGACTACGACGCCGACGCGATCGCCGAGGCGACGGGCGTCGACGTCGTCGAGGGGATCACGGTGCGCGCCGGAGGCCCCGAACAGGCCAGCGGCGCGATCGGCAACTACCGGGGCAAGCGGACGATCGTCGCCGTCGACGGCGGGACGAACGCGCTCAATCGCTTCGCCGTCGAACAGGAGCGCGTCGACGTGCTCGCCAACCCGATGGCCGGCAGCGGCGATGTCAACCACGTGCTGGCGAAGGCCGCCCGCGAGAACGGCGTCCGGATCGAGTTCGACCTCGCCCCCGTGCTTCGGTCGACCGGCGGCCAGCGAGTACAGGCCATTCAGGAGCTGCGGAAACTCCGCGAGATCGTCACTCAGTACGACGCACCCTACGTCGTCAGCGCCGGTCCGCGCTCGCACCTCCAGTTGCGCGCGCCCAGAGAGCTTCGGGCCGTCGGCGAGGTGATCGGCTTCGATTCGGAGGCTATCGAGGCGGGCCTGCGCGAGTGGGGGGAACTCGCCGAGCGCAACCGTACGATACAGTCCGAGACGTTCATTGAACCCGGAGTCGAACAGGGTCGATATGACGACGCTGGATAA
- a CDS encoding RNA-binding protein — protein MPSVPFHYVDLRTFCYATEDDKRVEAALRHYLPEEFEIEVAPTEGHHGDRIVVLSARVERADEMRHVLGQVAEVDEIERVIEELDERIDDNTSLFLRLDKQAAFGGRSALGEGITLRAKVEAYPAKKEAAVENAREAFENVRDGAY, from the coding sequence ATGCCGAGCGTCCCGTTTCACTACGTCGACCTGCGAACGTTCTGCTACGCCACCGAGGACGACAAGCGCGTCGAAGCGGCGCTCCGTCACTACCTCCCCGAGGAGTTCGAGATCGAGGTCGCGCCGACGGAGGGTCACCACGGCGACCGGATCGTCGTGCTCTCGGCCCGCGTCGAGCGCGCCGACGAGATGCGTCACGTGCTCGGACAGGTCGCCGAGGTCGACGAGATCGAGCGCGTGATCGAGGAGCTCGACGAGCGCATCGACGACAACACGTCCCTGTTCTTGCGCCTCGACAAGCAGGCGGCATTCGGGGGCCGCTCGGCGCTGGGCGAAGGCATCACGCTTCGCGCCAAGGTCGAGGCCTACCCCGCAAAGAAGGAAGCCGCCGTCGAGAACGCCCGCGAGGCGTTCGAGAACGTCCGCGACGGCGCGTACTGA
- a CDS encoding DUF1918 domain-containing protein: MSFEEDDSVILHDEHSEYDGEEGTVTQVMETMFGDETYTVNFEEGQEAGVPEDNLEAAE; this comes from the coding sequence ATGAGCTTCGAAGAAGACGACAGCGTCATTCTGCACGACGAACACAGCGAGTACGACGGCGAGGAAGGGACGGTCACGCAGGTCATGGAGACGATGTTCGGCGACGAGACCTACACCGTGAACTTCGAGGAGGGCCAAGAAGCGGGCGTTCCCGAAGACAATCTCGAAGCCGCGGAGTAA
- a CDS encoding DNA-3-methyladenine glycosylase family protein has protein sequence MPTGSIPIDTLPGGIDLYATLESGQSYLWRREDGRMYEDAPDGQPWYCTVIGGETLRDSDGTSGQRPRDAEALRVRQTDEAIEWESTTDAETAVRTLLRLDDDLPEIFESAPDDDLVEASYDYARGLRLVDDPPFPTLIAFICSQQMRVARIHSMVSTLAREYGDAVEFRDRTYHAFPTPDQLAAATESELRELGLGYRAPYVVRTAEMVASGEAHPRDAAGLPYEDAREELTRFVGVGDKVADCILLFSLGYLEAVPLDTWIKTAVEEYYPECDRGNYRETSRAIRSAFGVETDGASDTGRDDAYAGYVQTYVFHYLRTRDAAE, from the coding sequence ATGCCGACAGGCTCGATTCCGATCGACACGCTCCCGGGCGGTATCGACCTCTATGCCACGCTCGAAAGCGGGCAGTCGTACCTCTGGCGTCGCGAGGACGGCCGGATGTACGAGGATGCCCCGGACGGCCAGCCGTGGTACTGCACCGTGATCGGCGGCGAGACGCTACGCGACTCGGACGGGACGAGCGGGCAGCGCCCGCGAGACGCCGAAGCGTTGCGCGTTCGACAGACCGACGAGGCGATCGAGTGGGAGAGCACGACCGACGCCGAGACAGCGGTCCGAACGCTCTTGCGACTGGACGACGACCTTCCCGAAATTTTCGAGTCGGCGCCGGACGACGACCTCGTCGAGGCGTCCTACGACTACGCTCGCGGGCTGCGCCTCGTCGACGATCCGCCGTTTCCGACGCTGATCGCGTTTATCTGCTCCCAGCAGATGCGCGTCGCGCGCATCCACTCGATGGTGTCGACGCTGGCCCGCGAGTACGGCGACGCGGTCGAGTTCCGGGATCGGACCTACCACGCCTTTCCGACGCCGGACCAGCTTGCGGCGGCGACCGAGTCGGAGCTGCGGGAGTTGGGGCTGGGCTATCGCGCGCCCTACGTCGTCCGAACGGCCGAAATGGTCGCAAGCGGCGAGGCCCACCCGCGCGACGCCGCGGGCCTGCCGTACGAGGACGCGCGCGAGGAGTTGACCCGGTTCGTCGGCGTCGGCGACAAGGTTGCCGACTGCATCCTGCTGTTCTCGCTTGGCTATCTGGAAGCCGTGCCGCTGGATACGTGGATCAAGACCGCCGTCGAGGAGTACTACCCCGAGTGCGACCGGGGCAACTACAGGGAAACGTCGCGGGCGATTCGATCGGCGTTCGGCGTCGAGACGGATGGGGCGTCGGATACCGGACGCGACGACGCGTACGCCGGCTACGTCCAGACGTACGTGTTTCACTACCTCCGGACGCGCGACGCTGCGGAGTGA